A DNA window from uncultured Methanoregula sp. contains the following coding sequences:
- a CDS encoding molybdopterin-dependent oxidoreductase, which produces MNIRWILAILLILVIGAACSFLVLRSPPGISGPDGVPASLAAVEVRSFEGKDLSSVKDFRENSILGPQQVNISGYRLAVTGLARRPQSLSYDEILARYPHYSKVVTLHCVEGWDATILWEGVLFRDILADAGPDPRANTVILTARDGYTTSFPLSYFSDRDILLAYRMNNVTMPAERGYPFQLVAEDKWGYKWIKWVERIELSDDPSYRGYWESRGYSNTGALDQNKFG; this is translated from the coding sequence ATGAACATCCGGTGGATCCTCGCCATCCTTCTCATTCTTGTGATAGGCGCAGCCTGTTCGTTCCTGGTCCTGCGGAGTCCCCCGGGGATCTCCGGGCCGGATGGCGTGCCTGCATCCCTTGCGGCAGTGGAAGTCCGATCGTTTGAGGGAAAAGATCTCTCATCGGTAAAGGATTTCCGGGAAAACTCCATCCTGGGTCCCCAGCAGGTCAATATATCCGGCTACCGTCTGGCCGTAACCGGTCTCGCCCGCAGGCCGCAGTCCCTTTCCTATGACGAGATCCTTGCCCGGTACCCGCATTATTCCAAAGTCGTCACCCTTCACTGCGTTGAGGGATGGGATGCAACGATCCTCTGGGAAGGCGTTCTTTTCCGGGACATCCTGGCAGATGCCGGGCCGGACCCCCGGGCAAACACGGTGATCCTTACTGCGAGGGACGGGTATACCACATCGTTTCCCCTCTCGTACTTTTCCGATCGCGACATCCTGCTTGCGTACCGGATGAACAACGTGACCATGCCCGCAGAGCGGGGCTATCCCTTCCAGCTCGTGGCCGAGGACAAGTGGGGCTACAAGTGGATCAAGTGGGTGGAGAGGATTGAGTTGTCGGACGATCCATCCTATCGCGGCTACTGGGAATCCCGGGGCTACTCCAATACCGGAGCCCTGGACCAGAACAAGTTTGGATAG
- a CDS encoding DUF4405 domain-containing protein: MKDHQIVRWSVDVALGIVFLVSLITGLAKLTVLLRVTGLGQVVLPLARISDIHDTAGVLLALLVLIHLYLNRKWIIGTTRRILSGTMKDE, encoded by the coding sequence ATGAAAGATCACCAAATCGTCCGATGGTCAGTGGATGTTGCACTGGGGATTGTGTTCCTCGTAAGCCTGATTACCGGCCTTGCCAAACTCACCGTCCTTTTACGGGTGACCGGCCTGGGGCAGGTGGTCCTGCCGCTTGCCCGGATCTCCGATATCCATGACACGGCCGGAGTGCTTCTTGCTCTTCTCGTATTGATTCATCTGTACCTGAACCGGAAATGGATCATCGGTACGACCAGGCGGATCCTGTCAGGTACGATGAAAGACGAGTGA
- a CDS encoding Mut7-C RNAse domain-containing protein: MSADPDPGQRFIADRMLGTLTRYLRFMGYDTTSANTLTPGNRKEDTLLLDLALQENRILLTGDAELARRGKERAVYIRSGDVAGQIQQLVDLGLVEQRIFLNRCSLCNTLLREARPEEIGGAEYAPREREHLTFFWCESCVKLYWNGSHEKQLKKRLEGQPEKR; this comes from the coding sequence ATGTCGGCTGATCCGGACCCGGGACAGCGGTTCATCGCGGACCGTATGCTTGGCACCCTCACGCGGTACCTGCGGTTCATGGGCTATGACACAACGAGCGCAAACACCCTTACCCCCGGAAACCGGAAAGAGGACACGCTCCTCCTCGACCTGGCTCTGCAGGAGAACCGCATCCTGCTGACGGGCGATGCCGAACTTGCAAGGCGCGGGAAAGAGCGGGCAGTGTACATCCGGAGCGGGGACGTTGCAGGGCAGATACAGCAGCTCGTGGATCTCGGGCTTGTCGAACAACGGATTTTCCTGAACCGCTGTTCGCTCTGCAACACCCTCCTGAGGGAAGCCCGGCCCGAAGAGATAGGGGGCGCGGAATACGCACCCAGGGAAAGAGAACATCTCACCTTCTTCTGGTGCGAGAGCTGCGTGAAACTGTACTGGAACGGCTCTCATGAGAAACAACTCAAAAAAAGACTGGAAGGGCAGCCGGAAAAGCGGTGA